Part of the Caulobacter sp. SL161 genome is shown below.
CCCTCAGGCTTCGGCGGCGATCCGCGCGCCTTCGTGGCCGATCCGGCGGCGCCCGATGTCCTGGTGCTGGAAAAGCCCGGCTTGAAGGTCTGGGCCTTCCCGGTGGCGCACCATCCGGTCGAGGGCGCGGTCGGCTATCGCTTCGAATACAAGGGCCGCAGCGTCGTGATCAGCGGCGACACCGGTCCTTCGGAGCGCCTCGTTAAGGCCGCCAAGGGCGCGGACCTGCTGCTGCACGAAGGCCTGGCCCCGAGCCTCGTCGCCGTCCAGAAGGAGGTCGCCGAAAAGATCGGACGCGAGAACTACGCCAAGATCTTCCACGACATTCTTGACTATCACACCGCCCCCGAGGTCGCGGCCCAAGAGGCCAAGACGGCCGGCGTCGGCGCGCTGATGTTCTATCACATCATCCCGCCGCTGCCGGTGCGGGCGCTGGACGGACCGTTCCTGGGCCGCTCGCGCGAGATTTTCGGCGGGCCGATCAAGGTCGGCCGCGACGGCGACTTCGCCTCGCTGCCGGCGGGCTCGAAGGAGATCAAGTGGTCCAACCGCTTGCTCGCACTCTAGATTGGACTTGGCCCTGCGGCGCTCGCGGGGCTAAGCAGGGCGGAACACAGGGAGGTCCCGTTCGTGAGTTCCGCGCCGCGCTATCTTCGAGCGGGGGCCGATGTCGCGCCCGAAGCTCCCGCCGCGGATGGGCGCCGTCGGCGTTCCCAAGACAGCCGCGCCCGGATCGTCCAGGCCATGCTGGATCTTGTGCGGGAAGGGGACATTTCGCCCTCGGCGGAACTGGTGGCCACCCGCGCCGACGTAGGCCTGCGGACCGTGTTTCGCCACTTCAAGGACCTTGAGAGCCTGTATCTTGAGATGTCGGCGGTGATCGAGGGCGAGCTGATGTCGCTGGTCCACACGCCGTTCAAGGGCGCCACCTGGCGCGACCGGGTGCTTGAGCTTGTCGAGCGTCGGGGATGGGCCTACGAGCGGATCGCGCCCTTCAAGCGGGCGTCGGAAGTCCTGCGTCACAATTCGCCGACGCTTCGGGCCGACAACACCAAGATGGTGGAGATCTCGCGCGAAATCCTGCGCCGCCAGCTGCCGCCGGAGATCGCCAAGGATCGCATACGCTTCGAGGGGATCGATCTGCTGCTCAGCTTCGACGCCTGGAACCGCCTTCGCCGCGATCAGGATTTGTCGCCGAAGCGGACGACCGAGATCTTGCAGGCGATGATCAGCGGCCTCCTACAAGGCGTTCCAGACGCGCAAGCGGACCTGTGAAAACGCGCCGGCCCCGTGTGCGAGGTCGACGCGCTTTAACCGGGGCTTGCTCTACAGCGTGCGCTCGCCCGGCCGTCCGCCGCGTGACGACGAGCCGCCTTTTCGACCGGCGTTGGCGGCGAGATCTCGATCCTTGGCGAAGCTGCGTTTCTCACTGGGTACGCTGGCGCCGCCCTTCCTGGCGATCTCGCGGCGGCGTTCCGGATCCATGGCGGCGAAACCGCGACGGCCGCGGGGACGTTCGCTATCGGTGTCCATCTGGGGCTCCTAGTGGGGACGTGTCACGGGCGGGACGCGCGGAAAGGCGGCGTTGTAGGGACAGTCGTCCGCAGGGATCGACCGGCGTCGGGGTTGGTCACGGGCGTCGTTTCCTCTGCATTCCAGTGACATAACCGGCGAAGCCGCTTTCGGTTCACTGATTGAGCTGACGAATTGCGCCGTCTTGCGGATCTGGTCTCGGTTGAAGCGAGGGCCCGCATCAGCCGCGCGGGGGGGCGCCGCGGCCGCCCGGCCCTGGTCCCTGACCGCCGCCACGCCCGGGGCGCAAGCCGCCTTGCGCTGGGGTCTTGGGCAGTTCGGCCAGACGCAGAAGGCCGTCCCGGTCTGTGTCCAGCAGGGCAAAGCGCGTCTTGGCGGCCTTGGCGGCTTCATCGCGGGTGATCCGCCGATCAAAGTCGCCGTCCGAGGCCATCACGGGTTGCGGCTCGGCGATGAGCCCGTAAAGCGCGGCGCCTTGCAGCACATTGGCGCCCTGGCGTGCGCGCCGAGGGGGCTCGCCGCCGTCCTGTCCCAGCCCCATGGGCCCCCGGCGCAGCGAGGCGGGGGGCGGACCGCCGATGATCTCCGGCGCGATACGGTTTTCGTAGGCGGAGACCTCGAAGCCGTCGATGACGCCGCTACGGTCAACGTCGAGGACTGCGAAGAAGCGCAGGGCGTCGGCCACGAACTCCTCGCGGTTCAGCGCGCCGTCGTGGTTGGCGTCTGCGCCGGCGAACCAGGTCTCGACGGGGTAGGGGGCTTTAGGCGGTGCGCGGAAAGGCTCGCCCGCAGGGCTGATGAAGAGCTGCGGACCCTCCATGTCGCCCTTCGGACCCGCTCCGTCCTTCGGGCCGAAGCGCGCCGGCGGGCCACCGGGCGGGCCACCGGGGGGCGCTGGCGCAAGCGGCCAGGATCGTGGCGAGGGCGGCGGTCAGGCCAAGCGAACGAAGCATCTTTAGGGGCTCTCCAAGCGGTCAGGCTATGGAGACCAAAAGCTTGGCCTTGAGATGACCGATCCCGCCGGGCGCCCCTCAGGGTCGAAACAATCCAGACCCGTTCCCGCCGCAATCAGGCCGGCAACTTGACCGTGGCGCGCAGGCCGCCGCCCAGGCGGTTGGCCAGAACCACATCGCCACCGTGCGCCCGGGCCAGCGAGCGGACCACGGCCAGCCCCAGGCCAATGCCGCCTGTCTCGCGATTGCGTGACGGCTCACCGCGATAGAACGGCTCGAAGACGCGCTCCAGCTCAGCAGGCGGCACGCCGGGGCCGTCGTCGTCTATCTCGATGATCGCCATGCCGTCCTCGGAGAACACCCTGCCGCGCGCGCGGCCGCCGTACTTCAAGGCGTTCTCGACGAGGTTGGAGACCAGACGCTTCAAGGCGACGGGATCGCCTTCGATCACGGTCTTTTCGGTCCTCTCGACGGTCGCATCGCCGCCCGTCTCGGCGGCTTCGTCCATCACGCTTTCCAGCAGCGAGGACAGCTCCAGCTTCGTGCGTTCGGCGGGGCGATTGGTGTCGCGTACGAAGCCCAGGGTGGCGGAGATCATCGCCTCCATCTGGTCGATATCGGCCGCGAGCTTGGGACGGATATCCTCGGGCGCCGCCTCAATCCGGAACTTCAGGCGCGTCAGCGGCGTGCGCAGGTCGTGAGCGATCGCGCCGACCATGGCCGTGCGATCCTCGACGTAGCGGCGCAGGCGCTCCTGCATCATATTGAAGGCGTTGGCCGCCGCCACCACCTCGCCCGAGCCGGTGATGCTCAGGGGCGGGGTGCGGGGGTCCTTGCCGAGACGCTCGGCGGCGTCGGCGAAGGCGGTGATGGGCTGCGCCAGGCGACGGGCGAACAGCCAGGCCAGCGGCGTCACGGCGATCACCGACAACAGCAGGATCAGCAGGATGCGTTGCTGCCAGCTGTCGAAGCGCAGGGTGGGCTTGGGCTCGACGACCAGCCAGCGGCCGTCGCTCTGCCGAACGCCGACCTTGAAGTCGCCAAAGATCAGGGGCTCGTCGCGCGCCTGAGCGCTGCGCGCGTTGTCACCGCCGCCCGGCGCGCCGCCTTCACGAGCGAAGGGCTCGCGCGCGCCTGGCCGACCATTCGCCCCCGCCGGCGGCGCGTCGGGCCTGGGCGGGGTGACCGGCGTGCGACGGACGAAGAAGCGCGGGCCGTTGTCGATCTGCAGTTCGACGCGGTTGGCCGGCACGCCCAGCGCCTTGCCGATACCGGCCTTGAAGTCGGCGCGACGCGGCGTCTCGGGGTTGCCCGCGCGGATCGAGCCGTCTTGCTTGACGACCAGAAGCCGCCCGTCGCGCGGCTGAACCGGCTGACCGGTCTTGAGCGCCCGGACGATCTCGCTGGAGCGATAGAATTCTGGCGGCGGCGGGGGCAGGGTGAAGATCACCGCGATCGAAATCAGCTGGGCCGCCACCAGGGTGACGATCACCAGTTCCAGCGCCTGAACGAACAGCGGCGCGCCGCGCCGGGACAGGATCATGGGGTGCGCACGACCTTGGCGGTGAACATGTAGCCTTCGCTGCGGATAGTGCGGATCAGTTCGCTGCCCCCGCCATCATCGAGCTTGCGGCGCAGGCGGCTGATCTGGACGTCGATGGCGCGATCATAGGCGTCGCTGTCGCGACCCCGCGCCAGATCCAGCAACTGGTCGCGCGTGAGGACGCGCTGGGGACGCTCGACGAAGGCGCGCAGCAGCGAGAACTCGCCGCTGGACAGGTTCACCACGATCGACTGAGGCGAGCGCAGTTCGCGGCGCACGAGGTCCAGGCGCCAACCGGCGAACTCGCAGGCCGCGCCCATCGCGTCGTCGACCGCGCGCGGCTCCTGGCGTCGGCGCAGCACGGCGCGGACGCGGGCCAACAGCTCGCGCGGGTTGCAGGGCTTGGGCAGATAGTCGTCCGCGCCCAGCTCCAGGCCGACGATGCGGTCGGTTTCCTCGCCCATCGCCGACAGCATGATGATGGCGGGAGCTTCGGGCGTCGCGGAGAGCCGGCGGCAGATGGCCAGGCCGTCTTCGCCGGGCAGCATGACATCGAGCACGATCAGGTCGATCGGCCCCCGCGCCAGAACCTGCTCCATCGTGCGGCCATCCTGGGCGGTCTCGACCACATAGCCGTGCTTGGCGAGAAAGTCGGACACCACGTCGCGTATGCCCGGATCGTCATCGACGATCAGGATCCGCGAAGGCGCCCCGCGGACGGCCTCGAGCTCGCTTTGGGCGGCGTTTTGGACGTTTTCCATGCGAATTTCCTGTCACGCCCCCGTCACGTTCAGATTTCACGGCTGAAACAGCCGCGCAACCCAGTCCGCGACCGGACGTCTCAGGCCTGCCTAGCCGGGGGAGTTGTTTTTCGGGATCGTGAAGCCGGCGCCTTGCGCCTTCATCGCCGCGACCACGCGATCGCCGACAAAGGGATTGCCCCGGCGCTCGGCCCCAAAGGTCGACATCGGGCCATGGCCCGGCACGAAGCGCACGTCCTCGCCCAGCGGCCACAGTTTCTGGGTGATCGAGTCGATCAGGTCCTGGTGGTTGCCCATCGGAAAATCCGTGCGGCCGATCGAGCCTTGGAACAGCACGTCGCCGACCTGGGCGAACTTGGTCTCGCGGTGGAAGAACACCACGTGTCCAGGCGTGTGGCCCGGGCAGTGGAAGACCTCGAATTCGGTCTCGCCCAGGGTGACCGTATCGCCATCGTCCAGCCAGCGATCGGTGACGAAGATCCGGGCTTCGGGCATGCCGTACATCTCGCCGCTGTCCTGGATGCGGTCGATCCAGAACTGGTCATCCTTGTGCGGGCCCTCGATCGGGGCGCCGGTTCGCGCCTTCAGTTCGGCCGCGCCGCCGGCGTGGTCCATATGGCCATGAGTGATCCAGATCTTCTCCAGGGTCAGGCCCTTGTCGGCGATGGCCTTGAGCAGGCGGTCGACCTCGCCGCCGGGATCGATCACGGCGGCTTTCAGGGTCTTGGCGCACCAGACGATCGTGCAGTTCTGCTGCAGCGGGGTGACCGGGGCGATCACGGCGCCGATCGGCATGGTCTGGGTCATGGAAACTCCTTGGCTACCCGCAACATAGACGCAGGGGCCGCTCAAATGAAGAAGGCCCGGGGATCGCTCCCGGGCCTTCGTTTTCCGCAGAAACGGCGTTGCTCAACTCACGTCGTCAACACCGCACCTATCGCCCTAGGCGGGCGAGTTCGCGTCGGTCTCTTCGGTGATGTCGATACCCTTGGCCAGCTTCGAGTGCCAGTAGCCGTAGGCGATATAGATGATTGCGCCGACGGCGGCGTAACCGCCCAGGATCATCAGCGGCAGCGGGTTGTCGTTCATCGCGTGAACGATCATCGGCTGGAAGTTCTGATAGGCCAGGAACAAGCAGGCCGCGATGCCGGCCGCCGCCGTGAAGATGCCGCCCGGCACCTTGAACGGACGCGGCAGGTCGGGGTGCTTGATGCGCAGATAGATCACCGACAGGCAGACGATCGAGAAGGCCACGGCCGTGCCCAGCGACACCAGATCGCCCAGCAGGCTGATCGGCAGGAACGAGGCGGCGATGGCGATCACCACGCCCAGCAGGATGGTGCCCATCCAGGGGGTGCGGAACTTGGGGTGGATCTCGGCGAACACCTTCGGCAGCAGGCCGTCGCGGGCCATGGTGTAGAAGATGCGGGTCTGGCCGTAGCACAGCACCAGCATGACCGAGGACAGGCCGGTGATGGCGCCGATCTTGATGGCGAAGCTGAGCAGGTTCAGCTTGCCGCCCTCAGCCGCGGCGTACGGGATGTCGGCCCATTCCAGACCCATGCGGTCGATGGCGACGGCGATCGGGGCCGGGCTGGCCAGTTCACGGAAGGGGACGACGCCGGTCATGACGGCGGCCACGGCCATGTAGATCAGCGTACAGATGATCAGGGCGCCCAGGATGCCGATCGGCACGTCGCGCGAGGGGTTCTTGGCCTCGGCGGCGGCGGTCGAAACGGCTTCGAAGCCGACATAGGCGAAGAAGATGATGGCGGCGCCGCGGAAGATGCCGCCGATGCCGAACTCGCCGGGCTGACCGGTCGGCTCGGGGATGAAGGGCACCCAGTTGGCCGGGTTGATGTATTGCGCGCCGACCGCGATGAACGTGACCAGAACGATCACCTTGATGACCACGATGGCGTTGTTGACGTTGGCGGACTCGCTGACGCCGACCACCAGCAGGGCCGAAACCATGGCGATGCCGATGGCGGCCACCAGGTTCAGCGTGCCGGTCATGGCGAACATCGTGCCGCCGCCGGGCGCGGCCACGGCCTGGATCAGCGGCGTCGCCCACATGGGCGCATCAGCGCCGGCGACCTGGATCATCGGGAAGTTGATGCCCAGTGCGTGCAGGGTGCTGACCACATAGCCCGACCAGCCGACCGCCACGGTCGAGGCGGCCACGCCGTACTCGAGCACGAGCAGCCAGCCCATGATCCAGGCGAAAACCTCGCCCAGGGTGCCGTAGGCGTAGGTGTAGGCGGAGCCCGAAACCGGCATGGTCGAGGCCAGTTCGGCGTAGCACAGGCCGGCCAGGGCGCAGGCGATGCCCGCGACGATGAACGACAGCATGATGGCGGGGCCGGCGTTGGCCGAGGCCACCTGACCCGTAAGCACGAAGATGCCGGCGCCGATGATCGCGCCGACGCCCAGGCTCATCAGATTGATGGGACCCAGCGTACGCTTAAGCTGGCTATGCGCGGCCTCCTTCTGGATGCTCGCGATCGACTTTTTCAAAAATAGCCTGTTTCCGGCCATGTGTGCGTTTCCCCAACGACCAGCGAACCTCCGCCGGTCAGGCATTGGGGGCGGACGTTAGTCAGAGAGGCGTCGTCGCGCAACGCCTTGCGGTGACGGATGCGATTTCAGGGGTTATGCCTCCATCCAATGCTGCCTATCGAGAATGTCCTGCCCGCGCTGAAGGCGGCGCTGCTCGCAAACAACGCGACCGTCTTGGTCGCGCCGCCCGGTGCGGGCAAGACGACGGCTGTTCCCTTGGCGCTCTTGGATGCGCCGTGGGTCGAGGGACGCAAGATCATCGTCCTGGAGCCAAGGCGTCTGGCCGCCCGCGCGGCGGCCGCGCGGCTGGCGTCCAATCTGGGCGAATCCGTCGGCGATACGGTGGGCTTCCGCGTGCGGCTGCAGTCGAAAGTCTCGGCCAGGACGCGGATCGAGGTCGTCACCGAGGGTGTGTTCACCCGCATGATTCTCGACGATCCCGGCCTGGACGGGGTGGCGGCCGTGCTGTTCGACGAGTTCCACGAGCGCAGTCTCGACGCGGATCTGGGCCTGGCCTTCGCCCGCGACGTGCAGAGCGTGTTGCGCGAGGACCTGCGTCTGCTGATCATGTCGGCGACGCTGGACGGCGCCCGGATTTCGTCGCTTCTGGATGACGCGCCGATCGTCGAGAGCCAGGGCCGCATGTTCCCGGTCGACACGCGTTACCTCGGCCGCGACGAGCGCCAGCGGCTGGAGGAGCGGGTCGGACGGGCGGTCGAGCGGGCTCTCGCCGAAGAGAGCGGCTCTATCCTGGTCTTTCTCCCCGGACAGGGCGAGATCCGGCGCGCGGAAAGCTGGCTGAACGAGCGCCTGCGCCGGCCGGACGTCGACATCGCGCCGCTGTATGGGGCGCTGGAGCCGGCGGCGCAGGACCGCGCCATTTCGCCGGCCCCACCCGGGCGACGCAAGGTGGTGCTGGCCACCTCGATCGCCGAGACCAGCCTGACCATTGAGGGCGTGCGCGTCGTGATCGATGCGGGTCAGGCGCGCGTGCCGCGCTTTGATCCGGCCTCGGGGATCACGCGGCTGGAGACCGTGCGGGTCAGCCGCGCCGCCGCCGACCAGCGACGCGGCCGCGCCGGCCGTACCGAGCCCGGCGTCTGCTACCGCCTGTGGGACGAGCCCGAGACCCGGTCGCTGCCCGCCTTCGCCCGGCCCGAAATCCTGGAGGCGGACCTCTCGCGCCTGGCGCTGGATCTGGCGCGCTGGGGGACCAAGGACCCTGGCGACCTGACCTTCCTGGACCCGCCGCCTGCCGCCGCCTTCGCCGAGGCGCGGACGCTGCTGACCCGGGTGCAGGCCCTGGACTCGCAGGGCGACCTGACCGCCCACGGCAAGGCGCTGGCCGACCTGCCGCTGCCGCCGCGTCTGGCGCACATGGTCGCGCGGGGTGCGGCCTCGGGCCAGGCCCGCGAGGCGGCCGAGATCGCCGCCGTGCTGACCGAGCAAGGTCTGGGCGGGCGCGATGTCGATCTGCGGCGGCGGCTGGAGGGCCTGCACCGGGATCGCTCGCCGCGCGGCCGCGACGCCATGGCGCTGGTCGAGCGATGGGCGCGCGCGGCGGGCAAACCTCCAAAAGGCAAAGGGGGCAGCGCCAAACCGCTCGAGATTGGGTTGCTGCTGGCCGAGGCCTATCCCGAGCGGGTGGCCAAAGCGCGCGGTAAGCCCGGCGAGTTCCAGCTGGCCGGCGGACGCGGCGTCTATCTCGAACCGACCGATACCCTGGCCCGCGAGGCCTGGCTGGCGGTCGGCGAGCTGGGCGGCGGCGACAGCCGTGACCGCATCCTGCTGGCCGCCGCCGTCGACGAAGCGGACCTTCGCGAGACCTTCGCCGATCGCCTGGTCGCCGAAGATCGCCTGGAGACCACCGGCGGCAAGGTGCGCGCCAAGCGCCTTCTGCGGCTGGGCAAGCTCGTTTTGGAAGAACGACTGATCGAGAACCCCGATCCGGCGATGATCGCCACTGCGCTGATGGACCAGGTCCGGGCCGAGGGACTGTCGGCCCTGCGCCTGGGTGAGCGGGGCAGGGCGCTGCTGGACCGCGTGGCCTTCCTGCGCGCGGTCGACGGCGATACTTGGCCCGACCTGTCGGAGAGCGCCCTGATCGCGCGCCTCGACGAATGGCTGGAGCCGCTGCTGGCCGGTCGCTCTTCGCTATCCAGCCTGGACGAGGGGACGCTGCACGATGCGCTGAAGACGCTGGTGCCGTGGGATCTCCAACGAAAGATGGACGCGCTGCTGCCGGCCCGCTTCGAGGCCCCGACCGGCAACACCTTCGCCATCGACTATTCCGCCGAGGGCGGCCCCCGCGTCGAGGTGCGGGTGGGCGAGCTTTACGGCCTCTCCGAACACCCCAGCGTCGCCGGTGGCAAGGTCCCGCTGACGCTCTCTTTGCTGTCGCCCGCCCACCGCCCGATCCAGATCACCAAGGACTTGCCGGGCTTCTGGAAAGGCTCCTGGCGCGAGGTGAAGGTCGAGATGAAGGGGCGCTATCCGAGGCACGTCTGGCCGGATGATCCGGCGAACGCTGCGCCGGTGACGCGGGCGAAGCCGAGGGGGACGTGAGACTCGCCTCAGGCGAGCGCTATTGCCGTAAGTCGCCTTAGGTGCGATCTGTCAGCCGTGACCGCGATCTCGCGGATGGGGGCTCTCTATGCGTCGTTTTCTGATTTCCACGATTGCTGCGGCTTCAATGGCTGCGCCGGGTCTGGCTCACGCGGGCATCTACACCGACGAGATGTCCAAGTGTCTTGTCCGCTCGGCGACGCCGCAGGACCAATCGGACCTCGTGGTCTGGGTTTTCGCCGCCATGGGCTCACACCCGTCGACGAAGGCTTACGTCACGATCAACCCCGCGCAGCGCGTCGAGATCACCAAGAAGGCGGCGGGTCTGATGGAGCGCTTGCTCATTACCAGCTGTCGAAAGGAAACCGTCGAGGCGATCAAGTACGAGGGTTCGTCGGCGATCGAACAATCCTTCGGCGTTCTTGGTCAGGTGGCGATGCGCAGTCTGATGGGCGATCCCAGCGTGGCCCAAAACTTCGCTGCGCTCGGCGAATATGTCGATGAGTCCAAGTTCGAGGCGCTGAGCAAAGAGGCCGGCGTCGTGGACAACAAGAAGTCGGGCGACAAGTAGCGCCGCGTCTACCCCGTCACCGTATAGATCATGATCCCCGTCGCCACCGACAGGTTCAGGCTGTCGGCACGGCCGCGCATCGGGATCTTCACGTTGACATCGCACGCCGCCGCTAGTTCCGGCGGCAGGCCCTGTTGTTCGTTGCCCATGAGGATCAGCGAGGGCTTCACATAGTCGGCGGACTTGTGGTCGACGGTGGCGGTCAGCAGGGTGCCCACCACGCTGCCGGGCCAGGTTTCGCGCCAGGCCAGGAACTCAGGGATCGTGGCCTTGGCGATCTTGACCGCGAAGATCGAGCCCATGGTCGCGCGGACGCCCTCGACCGAATAGGGATCGACGCAGTCGCCGACCAGGATCACCCCGCCGCAGCCGGCCGCGTCGGCGGTGCGGATGACGGTGCCGAGGTTGCCGGGGTCGCGGACGGCTTGCATGGCCACCCAGCACGGCGCGCTTTCGGGGACGATGGCCGACAGCGGCGTGAACACTTGGCGGAAGACGGCGACCACGGCTTGAGGGTTGTCACGGCGCGAGACCTTCTCGAGGATTTCGCGATTGACCTCAATGACTTCGCCGCCGGCCTTCAGGCAAGCGGCGACAGCCTTCTTCAGCATCGGATGGTCGGCCGCGTCGGGGCCGTACATGACGATCTTGGGCGCGTGGCCGCAGTCGATCGCCTCGATGACGATCTTCAGGCCCTCGGCCAGGAACAGGCCGCTCTCCTCGCGCTCCTTGCGCATGTGCAGGGCGCGGACGGCCTTGACGGTGGTGTTGGTCAGGGAGGTGACGGTCTTGGTGTTCATGTCCCTCAGCCTTCAGACGACCAGCGCGCGAAGAACGACAGGCCAATCTGGCGGTCGCCCTTTTCCTCGACGAGGGACAGTTCGCCCCAGTCTATGACGCCGCCACGACCTTGTAGTTCTTGCGCCAGGAGTCCCGACATCGCCGCCCCGGAGACGCGAGCGGCATAGGCGTTCATCAGCAGGAACGAGGCGTCGTCGCTGAGCAGGGCGGCGCAGTCCTTGGTCAGAGCGGCCAGATCTTCGAACAGGCGCCAGACCTCGCCGTCGGCGCCGCGGCCGAACTTCGGCGGGTCCAGAATGATGCCGTCGTATGTGTTGCCGCGCCGCACCTCGCGCGCCACGAACTTGCGAGCGTCCTCGACGATCCAGCGGATCGGCTTGTCGGCCAGCCCGGCGAAGGCGGCGTTTTCGCGCGCGAAGCCGACCGACTTCTTGGAGGCGTCGACATGGGTCACGGCCGCACCGGCGGCGGCGCAGACCAGCGAGGCCACGCCCGTATAGCCGAACAGATTCAGCACCTTGGGCTGGGGACCTGAGCCCGCGCACAGCGCCCGCACGCGCTCATCCTGCCAGGCCCAGTTGGCCGCCTGCTCGGGGAAGAAGGCCAGATGGCGGAACGGCGTGAACTGGCCGTGGAACTTGGCCTGGCCCCAGGCCAGATCGAACTTCTCGATCGGCTTGCCCTTGAACCGCCAGCGGCCCGCTTCGTCCTCGTCGGTGGGGTCGAAGACGGCGTCGGCGTTGTCCCAGACCTTCTGGTCCAGGCGCGGCGCCCAGAAGCACTGCGGCTCGGGGCGTACAACGGTGTAGCGGCCGTAGCGCTCCAGCTTCTTGCCGTGGCCGCTGTCCAGCAGGGCGTAGTCGGCCCAGCCGGTGGTGCGCATGACGATGGGGGCGGGGGCGATCTTGGGAGCCATCGCCCGCCCATACCGCCTTAGGCCCGGGGGCGTCCAGAGCGCGGCGTATGCAGGGTCTTGTCCCAGTGGTGCGGCGCGGTCACGAACTGATGCAGCGCCTTGACCGCCGCCACGCTCTGGCAGAGCCAATAGGCGGGCATGCCCAGCAGGTGCAACGCCTTGGGCCGGCCGCCGGCCCGCATCACGCCGCGGGCCCCGGCGATGGCGGCCGCTCCCCATCCCGCGAAGTACAGAACAAGGTCGTGCGGCGGGATCTGAAAGGCCGCGTCGGGCAGGAAATCGACGAGGGCCAGCGCGATCGCCACGCCCATGACGGGTCCATGCAGATGCGACGAGGCGACCGACTGGGCCAGGGTCAGGATGAGGGCGATGGCGTTGCGCGGCTGGCGCGGGACCGGGCCGCGCGCATGAACCGCGAGCGTCTGCATATGGCCCTTGATCCAGCGCGCTCGCTGCGGGAACCACTGGGCGCGCGTGGTCGGGGCGGTCTCCCAGGTGGGACGATGGATGACGTCCAGCCGGTAACCCGCCGCCGCGAGCCGGAACCCGACATCCGCATCTTCGGTCACATTGTACGGATCCCACGCGCCAATCTCGCGCAAGGGGGCGATCTTGAAGTGATTGCTGGTGCCGCCCAGCGGGAACGGCAGGCCCCAGCGGGCCAGGGCTGGTAGCAGCACCTCGAAATGCGCGGCGTACTCCAGTCGAAACTGCGACGGCAGGAAAAGCGAGAAGCCGGGGTCCTCGATGCGCAGCGGCGCTTGCAGGCAGGCCAGGCGCGCGTCGGACGCGGCGAACCGCGCGGCCGCCTCGCGCAGTTGCCCAGGATCCGGCATGTCCTCGGCGTCGTAGATCACCACCAGATCGCCGCGCGCACGCTCCAGCGCATAGTTGCAGGCCCGAGGCTTGGTGCGTGGGGTTCCAGGCGGAACCACCAGCACCTGGATGAAGCTGGGCAGATCCAGCGCGCGAGCGGCCGCGCGGGTGACCTCGTCGTCGGCCTCCAGCACGATCAGCGCCTGCAGACGGTCGCGCGGGTAGTCGATGGCGGCGAGGCTCGCGACCAGCTCCGGCAGAACCTCCGCCTCGCGGTAGAGGGGCGTGATGAGCGTGTAGCTCGGCAGGTCGGCCTCGGCCAAGGCCGGGCTGTGATGCCTCGGCAAGGGCGTCATCGCCGCCGCGAGCCGGGTCAGGCCGCCGAGCAGAAAGATGAAGAAGAACAGGTGATGTGTGGCGACCATGGTCTCCATCGGCGCCAGTGCGACGCCGAGCGCGGCGAGCAGCCCGGCGATCGCCACCGCGACAGCCTGGGGCTGTGAGAGCGAGCGATGGGCCCCGTCGCGATCCGGGACGCCTGCCCCTAGACCTGCCCGCTGGATTTCGCCCTGTTCGACGGACACAGGTCCGCGCGCCGGCGCAAGCGCCGGTTCCAGCCGTCTGTCTTCGCGCGCCATGGATGCCCCTGGATACGCCAATCGCCCCAACGGAGCCGATAACGGAATCTCAACCAAAAAGTGTCAAATGAAAAAAATGCGCGTTTTAAGAC
Proteins encoded:
- a CDS encoding MBL fold metallo-hydrolase, with protein sequence MRKVWIGLGVAAGVIAVGLGTAWLMRERLAQAAMRKIYEQVLAVDTMQDLPDGLHVGLCGAGSPMADPLRSGPCVAVVAGKDLFVVDSGSGSTRNLLLMNMPPPRVSAVFITHYHSDHIADLGELMLQRWASGATKTPTPVYGPQGLDQVVEGFEQAYALDRGYRIAHHGEAVAPPSGFGGDPRAFVADPAAPDVLVLEKPGLKVWAFPVAHHPVEGAVGYRFEYKGRSVVISGDTGPSERLVKAAKGADLLLHEGLAPSLVAVQKEVAEKIGRENYAKIFHDILDYHTAPEVAAQEAKTAGVGALMFYHIIPPLPVRALDGPFLGRSREIFGGPIKVGRDGDFASLPAGSKEIKWSNRLLAL
- a CDS encoding TetR/AcrR family transcriptional regulator → MSSAPRYLRAGADVAPEAPAADGRRRRSQDSRARIVQAMLDLVREGDISPSAELVATRADVGLRTVFRHFKDLESLYLEMSAVIEGELMSLVHTPFKGATWRDRVLELVERRGWAYERIAPFKRASEVLRHNSPTLRADNTKMVEISREILRRQLPPEIAKDRIRFEGIDLLLSFDAWNRLRRDQDLSPKRTTEILQAMISGLLQGVPDAQADL
- a CDS encoding general stress protein; protein product: MDTDSERPRGRRGFAAMDPERRREIARKGGASVPSEKRSFAKDRDLAANAGRKGGSSSRGGRPGERTL
- a CDS encoding ATP-binding protein, translated to MILSRRGAPLFVQALELVIVTLVAAQLISIAVIFTLPPPPPEFYRSSEIVRALKTGQPVQPRDGRLLVVKQDGSIRAGNPETPRRADFKAGIGKALGVPANRVELQIDNGPRFFVRRTPVTPPRPDAPPAGANGRPGAREPFAREGGAPGGGDNARSAQARDEPLIFGDFKVGVRQSDGRWLVVEPKPTLRFDSWQQRILLILLLSVIAVTPLAWLFARRLAQPITAFADAAERLGKDPRTPPLSITGSGEVVAAANAFNMMQERLRRYVEDRTAMVGAIAHDLRTPLTRLKFRIEAAPEDIRPKLAADIDQMEAMISATLGFVRDTNRPAERTKLELSSLLESVMDEAAETGGDATVERTEKTVIEGDPVALKRLVSNLVENALKYGGRARGRVFSEDGMAIIEIDDDGPGVPPAELERVFEPFYRGEPSRNRETGGIGLGLAVVRSLARAHGGDVVLANRLGGGLRATVKLPA
- a CDS encoding response regulator, which produces MENVQNAAQSELEAVRGAPSRILIVDDDPGIRDVVSDFLAKHGYVVETAQDGRTMEQVLARGPIDLIVLDVMLPGEDGLAICRRLSATPEAPAIIMLSAMGEETDRIVGLELGADDYLPKPCNPRELLARVRAVLRRRQEPRAVDDAMGAACEFAGWRLDLVRRELRSPQSIVVNLSSGEFSLLRAFVERPQRVLTRDQLLDLARGRDSDAYDRAIDVQISRLRRKLDDGGGSELIRTIRSEGYMFTAKVVRTP
- a CDS encoding MBL fold metallo-hydrolase, which translates into the protein MTQTMPIGAVIAPVTPLQQNCTIVWCAKTLKAAVIDPGGEVDRLLKAIADKGLTLEKIWITHGHMDHAGGAAELKARTGAPIEGPHKDDQFWIDRIQDSGEMYGMPEARIFVTDRWLDDGDTVTLGETEFEVFHCPGHTPGHVVFFHRETKFAQVGDVLFQGSIGRTDFPMGNHQDLIDSITQKLWPLGEDVRFVPGHGPMSTFGAERRGNPFVGDRVVAAMKAQGAGFTIPKNNSPG